Proteins encoded in a region of the Cydia splendana chromosome 19, ilCydSple1.2, whole genome shotgun sequence genome:
- the LOC134800285 gene encoding serine/threonine-protein phosphatase Pgam5, mitochondrial, with translation MPSFSRFQKIAIISLGAVGGGLAYYQLNSKQERKYGVHNSWTTNYSPSVKWDSNWDHRDPKAIVKPAKAGKPEDDNRYNEELEKAKSKAVRHIFMIRHGQYFVDGATDKERVLTELGRKQADLTGQRLACLDIKWDLLVRSTMTRAQETATLIQKHLPADLEVINCSLIEEGAPIPPEPPVGHWRPEPKFFQDGARIEAGFRRYFHRATPDQVRDSYTLLVCHANVIRYFVCKALQFPPEAWLRISLNHGSITWVSIMPNGNVVLRSLSDTGFMEPRHVTSRNSFLRDAKKNILED, from the exons ATGCCTTCTTTTTCAAGGTTTCAAAAAATAGCTATTATCAGCTTGGGCGCCGTTGGAGGCGGCCTAGCGTATTATCAGTTAAATAGTAAACAGGAGAGGAAATACGGCGTGCATAATTCTTGGACTACAAATTATTCTCCTAGTGTGAAATGGGATTCTAACTGGGATCA CCGGGACCCAAAAGCTATTGTCAAGCCTGCAAAGGCAGGCAAACCAGAAGACGACAACAGATATAATGAGGAACTGGAGAAGGCTAAGAGCAAAGCGGTGCGGCACATATTTATGATCAGGCATGGTCAGTACTTTGTTGACGGAGCTACTGATAAAGAGAGAGTGCTGACAGAATTAG GCAGGAAACAAGCAGACTTAACTGGGCAACGGTTAGCATGCCTAGACATAAAATGGGACCTTCTAGTCCGTTCTACAATGACACGGGCTCAAGAGACAGCCACACTCATTCAGAAACATCTTCCCGCTGACTTGGAGGTGATCAATTGCTCCTTGATCGAAGAGGGGGCACCGATACCTCCTGAACCCCCAGTTGGCCATTGGAGGCCTGAGCCAAAA TTCTTCCAGGACGGTGCCCGGATAGAGGCGGGCTTCCGCCGCTACTTCCACCGCGCTACGCCCGACCAGGTGCGGGACTCGTACACTCTGCTCGTGTGCCACGCCAACGTCATACGATACTTCGTGTGCAA AGCGCTCCAATTCCCACCGGAAGCGTGGCTCCGGATATCACTGAACCACGGCTCCATCACGTGGGTGTCCATCATGCCCAACGGAAATGTGGTGCTGCGCTCGCTCAGCGACACGGGCTTCATGGAGCCTAGGCATGTTACTAGCCg AAATTCATTCTTGCGAGACGCGAAGAAGAATATCTTAGAAGACTAA